The Hydra vulgaris chromosome 05, alternate assembly HydraT2T_AEP genome includes the window AATTATTATCGTGAAACGTAtgaaaaagtaaatgaaattcAACCACCGTTAAAAGCACCTGCATATGTTCATCTAATGGATAACTTTGTTGATCTATGTATCGTTAATGCAGTTGATACTCAAAGAGATGTTGTTTATAGTTTTGAACGacaaaaatttcttgaaaagcaaATGAACTATACACCTATTTCATAtagcaaaatttttacaaaagaaaagtcTGTAATATTAATATCTGGAATAGCTGGTATTGGAAAAACATGGTTGCTTCAAAAATGTTTGCTTGATTGGTCAAGCAATTTAATTTGGAGAAATGTTGAACTTGTGTTTTATTTGGAATGCAGAAGGCTTAATCAATATccaaatatttctaatataaatgaattactaaatgttttttacaaagatATTATAAACGATTTCAAAATTAGTAATCATCCTGCATTGTTTATAATTGATGgattagatgagtttaaatttttaaatgaattgatAAATCGCAGTTCAAGTTGTAACTATCCAATCGTTAATGCTTTAACAGAAATTCAAAACTACAAATATGTAGTTGCTGGTAGAGTTTATGCAATTGATCAATACCAAAGTGTATCTACAGAGCATCGAAATAAGTTAACCATTCAAATAATGGGATTTAACCAAAAAGGAATACATGactatatagaaaaaaaagttagtgatgaaaaaaaagatgttgttaaagaaactttatATGGTTCTCCAATTGCAAAAGCCATGGCGTCTGttccattttatttatgttccatgtgtaaaattattagtgattcaaaagaaataaataaaaattctttcttgACAATGACAAATTTATatgcaagtatttttttatacttttttcaaaatcacatcataaaaacaaataaattgatcaataaaataattgaagagaattccaataaaaaatatattttaaatatttgtaaagttgCATATGAAttgtttgttgaaaataaagtaattttttcagaagaagaaattcaaacttttatcattgattttgataaaattgaaagtaatctttttggatttatagAAAAGATTGAAACAAATCTGGGATGTTATTATCAATTTGCACACTTAACAATAATGGAGTTTTGTGCATCTGTATATGCTTACAATTGTTTAAGTATCGAAGAGATTTTAGCCAATAAAAAGCTGGAGAGTTGCTTATCCATGATTTGTGGATTAACtaataaaagtcaaaatagtttattaaaatttctttttaacttgaatCCTTCAAAAAATTCCTTTGAAAAACTTTTGTATTCTATTTTAGGTAAGttctaatagttattaatatagattattgtatataaacatgGAGCAGCTTAATAagatatgaaaaatatataaatttttaccttatttttctaaaaaaaacagtatttctGTTAATGCAAATTATTTTGGGGGTAAGTAGAGTATTTCTGCCAATCCTAAATATTTTCTTGTTCTATAGTTTTATCatgtatatgatatatatttatttaattttatactactaccaaaacttgattaaaatcacttaagttgtttttgaaacaaaataaaaataaaaaatggctataaaataaatattgagttatttattatatttgttattacataatttgatgcaaattactttcaaaaattatttcgCAAATTTATTTTACGAAAATTTAGAATTAGAAAATTTAGGCATTTTAGAATGATTGTTTTTCAAGCTTCTTAACTTTGggatattgttttttaacttgtttaataggttaatgtattgttttttaatttgttaggtgagttgttttttagttcactttgttttatttaacaaaattttattaaataaaagctctaaattgttaagaaaaaatgcTTAAACTTTTCCAAAATCAAACTacaattagtttaaatatatatatatatatatattatgtatatatatatatatatatatatatatatatatatatatatatatatatatatatatatatattatgtatatatatatatatatatatatatatatatatatatatatatatatatatatatatatatatatatatatatatatatatataattcacaTTTAAGATagcttcaaaattttatatttgggtTCCTATGAAGATCGCAAAGTATAAAGATggcaataaatgtttaaaaatatattggtaTGGATTCTGCAATGCTTTTTAGAAACATTGGTAAATCCATAAAAGTCAGATATCATCAAAAAGCAGTTAGATAAGCTAACACAACAGACAAAAAGATGGTGAAACAAAATGGATGAATAAAATAACCAATGATAAATGTTATTGTTAGGCAAATTTGAGCCACCATAATTAATCTCTCTGACATATTCTCCGAGTTAGTTGAATCAAAATGATATATCTTCAACTGGAGGATCTTCTCTACTGACATAACCAGCAATATAAAccaaacacattttaaattctttagatAAATCACTTTCAATAACTTTaagattatgaaaaacattgaacaaaGTATCATCTTGCATTACATAATTATTTGTCACACAAATGGCTCAATAAAGATTCTAAATCCTTAACAATGATACCAATATTCAAGCaaagttttgtctttttaatgTCAACTTTTTGCAATATTTGCTGAACATTTATAGGTACCACCTGATCCTTGTCAAAGTTTTCCAAATGCTTTCCAAAAGGATATTTAGTAAAATGTCCAATACAAACATACTTATGACttgtaattaataaatgttttactaGTTCAACCATTCCACAACACGCATGAGAAAAAGCACGAGAGGCATCTttagttaaatgtttaattCTTTGACCTTATCAGGTGCCATTATTTTTGGACCATATCAgccaaatttaaaagaaagtttattcGCTTATCaatgtttgatgaaaaaacaCAAGATTTAACTCTCTTACAGATATGCTCATAAATTCCtttaacattaacaattttgaaaaatttgattagaatagataaaaaaatgtgGTATCATCAACATTTTCTATTGATGGATGAGCTTCTAAAGCAGCTAAAGTCTCatcacaaaatacttttaaacaagtTGACACATTTTGATGTTTAATTGGTTCAGGAAAAATTGCAGTTTCATTAAGTTTAgacaattttattatagaatctttttcaaattgaataaactttttgagATCTGATTATTTTTGAGATCTAATTATAAGTAAAACAGAGTTCTTGGCATTTTTCTgtgttttatttcattgtttgattatattaaaaactggCATCTAAACCTAATACTTGCAAAGCcttatacaaaaacttttttccacAATGAATAAATCATTAAACCCAAAACTGTTTTTGCCAATTCATTTGGGGAGTTAACAGATTTACCAAAAATGTTACCTTCTTGATATGTTAGTTTtggtttaacataaattttattaattagtaaaattacctttctttgagaaataaaacatttatcaaaataaaacttcaaaaaaccATCATTTTTACATTTCTAACTTTAGACATCAATTTTGTTATCAGCGATATACTTGGTATTTCATAATCATCACATAAGCCTGAATAAAGGGTTCTTGacaatgaaaaatattcaaacgcCCTAGCAACCAtatcatgaaaatatttttttccccCAATGAACACTAATGAGTTCATTCTTGTGACATCGTAGTTACCTCTGCATCCAGTGACACAACACTTAAAAACCATATTATAAGAATCTAATTATTTAGCTctgaaaataaagcaaatttaatatacatataagtgAAATTTAtcacataataaattaaaagaccaCGTTCTTTCTCTAGAATGCGCCATATtacaaatgtatattaaaaaaaatttcgcctacaatttttataaaaaccgtAGGTTTACTTGGCCTGCCACTATAGTAAGCCATGGATAGTTTCGATAAGTTTATCTATTACCAATACGGttataatttcattaattttgttCGAATTTATTGAATGATTTTTTGAACTTCGATGATCGACTTTCTAATATTCAAAATctcacaattatttttttttgttttataatgtttta containing:
- the LOC136080894 gene encoding NACHT, LRR and PYD domains-containing protein 10-like, yielding MDEVLQNPKFQVKLSELLDQDWFKIGISLNVKQHSLESIRSDFISFRNQEDKAYGMIKKWFNIDKNPTFEKLKLAISNIPKYNLLKEVEDLANMFLNDSSNSPSNICERSSSLNSVSSNPPDADSKFCVKRDTSEMCTALKNYYRETYEKVNEIQPPLKAPAYVHLMDNFVDLCIVNAVDTQRDVVYSFERQKFLEKQMNYTPISYSKIFTKEKSVILISGIAGIGKTWLLQKCLLDWSSNLIWRNVELVFYLECRRLNQYPNISNINELLNVFYKDIINDFKISNHPALFIIDGLDEFKFLNELINRSSSCNYPIVNALTEIQNYKYVVAGRVYAIDQYQSVSTEHRNKLTIQIMGFNQKGIHDYIEKKVSDEKKDVVKETLYGSPIAKAMASVPFYLCSMCKIISDSKEINKNSFLTMTNLYASIFLYFFQNHIIKTNKLINKIIEENSNKKYILNICKVAYELFVENKVIFSEEEIQTFIIDFDKIESNLFGFIEKIETNLGCYYQFAHLTIMEFCASVYAYNCLSIEEILANKKLESCLSMICGLTNKSQNSLLKFLFNLNPSKNSFEKLLYSILDRIDSNLDKSWQSDNENEYQLKNIYVNLFIECFYESQSSFTDEIKLFVNKQEWWEIWIDNRKTSYQTSCENYFVNHYIKSGRKLSKLFVTKNILSHEEKNLTIQCSKNVREVEFRCPIKFEGMKPKDKIEVLEIRISRYFITKKDFEENFLPWINLCEGLNLLLHKDIDFIEEIYEWIRCSNIKWLVIRYRGKIFDALDELKNFITQKNI